The following proteins are co-located in the Silene latifolia isolate original U9 population chromosome 1, ASM4854445v1, whole genome shotgun sequence genome:
- the LOC141591560 gene encoding WAT1-related protein At1g43650-like has translation MVSEASNFGVAYRRLRPHLLMVLVQLGSAFLYFILEAAFSRGLNSHVYVTYRHVVGGIALFPFAYSLERKTRPRMTLIMFIEIFLYSLLGVGLTLNMYFASLEYTSPAFLSATVNMIPTLTFLLAIFFRLEALNLRKPQGLAKAIGTLVSLAGVMTIALYRGPAIKSLWKSSIHLTKGDFKSDWIKGPILSVASCIAWSIWFTMQGSTMKRYPAPLSLATWANLIGAAQSAVFTSVAVRHQPKTWVSTSLMDIATILFGGVVSSALNFMMIIQCSREKGPVFVTMFCPLQTLLVVVFAYFILGEKLYTGSIIGGVTIIIGLYLLLWGKGNDEEINVTAAKEPPPSIVNQNEIKMQIDATTESASLKP, from the exons ATGGTTTCTGAGGCTTCTAACTTTGGAGTCGCTTATAGAAGGCTCAGGCCGCATCTACTGATGGTGCTAGTTCAGTTAGGATCAGCATTTCTTTATTTCATATTAGAAGCAGCGTTCAGTCGTGGACTGAATTCTCATGTCTACGTCACCTACCGTCATGTTGTAGGTGGTATTGCATTGTTTCCATTTGCCTACTCTTTAGAAAG GAAGACAAGACCAAGAATGACACTAATCATGTTCATTGAAATCTTTCTTTATTCTCTACTCGG GGTGGGATTAACATTAAACATGTACTTTGCAAGTTTAGAATACACTTCACCGGCATTTCTCTCGGCTACAGTGAACATGATTCCGACTTTGACCTTCCTGCTGGCAATTTTCTTCAG GCTGGAGGCTCTTAACTTAAGAAAACCTCAAGGACTAGCAAAAGCAATCGGAACATTGGTCTCATTAGCAGGAGTCATGACTATAGCTTTGTACCGAGGACCAGCCATCAAGAGCTTGTGGAAGTCATCAATTCATCTAACAAAAGGTGACTTCAAGAGTGATTGGATTAAAGGCCCGATTCTTTCAGTAGCTAGTTGCATAGCTTGGTCTATATGGTTCACAATGCAG GGATCCACAATGAAGAGGTATCCAGCTCCATTGTCATTAGCGACGTGGGCAAACTTAATTGGTGCAGCACAATCTGCAGTTTTCACTTCAGTAGCTGTACGACATCAACCAAAAACATGGGTTTCCACGTCGTTAATGGACATTGCGACCATTCTCTTTGGT GGAGTGGTTTCCTCTGCTTTAAACTTCATGATGATTATACAATGTTCGAGAGAGAAGGGCCCTGTATTTGTGACAATGTTTTGTCCCCTACAAACACTACTAGTAGTAGTTTTTGCGTACTTCATTCTCGGAGAAAAGCTCTATACAGGCAG CATAATAGGAGGAGTTACAATCATCATAGGGCTTTACCTGTTGCTGTGGGGCAaaggaaatgatgaagaaatcaatgtcacagcTGCAAAGGAACCGCCTCCATCCATTGTAAACCAGAATGAAATAAAGATGCAAATAGATGCAACAACAGAAAGTGCATCACTCAAGCCTTAG
- the LOC141591604 gene encoding uncharacterized protein LOC141591604 isoform X1, with product MVVCSMYRMHIKAKKASWKLKSLYPLKVSKGLPVVQFSDEEIQFPHAWSQVMEAGLLEEGPQAALCTAKWQIMQGGSSDIGYTLTVSNARCITNVKATPITPVFSPMWRSIPKTSSTCKRLKICSDLGNKGDICLLVGVTLRL from the exons ATGGTTGTTTGTTCGATGTATCGTATGCATATCAAAGCCAAGAAGGCATCTTGGAAACTCAAGTCATTGTATCCCCTTAAGGTATCAAAAGGCTTACCAGTGGTTCAGTTTAGTGATGAGGAGATACAATTTCCCCACG CTTGGAGTCAAGTTATGGAAGCCGGCTTACTCGAAGAGGGACCTCAAGCTGCTCTTTGTACTGCAAAATGGCAG ATAATGCAAGGAGGATCATCGGACATTGGTTACACACTTACTGTCTCAAACGCAAG ATGTATCACCAATGTTAAAGCAACGCCAATCACACCAGTTTTCTCACCG ATGTGGCGATCCATACCGAAAACGTCTTCCACCTGCAAAAGACTCAAGATTTGCTCAGACTTG GGCAACAAAGGAGACATTTGCTTACTTGTAGGAGTCACTTTGCGACTTTGA
- the LOC141591604 gene encoding uncharacterized protein LOC141591604 isoform X3: MADNARRIIGHWLHTYCLKRKYLLNSDVSPMLKQRQSHQFSHRDLTAIVLWLHGCNKEDVAIHTENVFHLQKTQDLLRLGQQRRHLLTCRSHFATLTPKRYFVVSKRLMTGDISIVLLLCC, translated from the exons ATGGCAG ATAATGCAAGGAGGATCATCGGACATTGGTTACACACTTACTGTCTCAAACGCAAG TATTTACTCAATTCAGATGTATCACCAATGTTAAAGCAACGCCAATCACACCAGTTTTCTCACCG TGACTTGACTGCCATCGTCTTGTGGTTGCATGGTTGCAATAAGGAAGATGTGGCGATCCATACCGAAAACGTCTTCCACCTGCAAAAGACTCAAGATTTGCTCAGACTTG GGCAACAAAGGAGACATTTGCTTACTTGTAGGAGTCACTTTGCGACTTTGACTCCAAAGAGATACTTTGTGGTTTCAAAGAGATTAATGACGGGTGATATAAGCATTGTGTTATTACTTTGTTGCTAG
- the LOC141591604 gene encoding uncharacterized protein LOC141591604 isoform X2, which produces MHDNARRIIGHWLHTYCLKRKYLLNSDVSPMLKQRQSHQFSHRDLTAIVLWLHGCNKEDVAIHTENVFHLQKTQDLLRLGQQRRHLLTCRSHFATLTPKRYFVVSKRLMTGDISIVLLLCC; this is translated from the exons ATGCATG ATAATGCAAGGAGGATCATCGGACATTGGTTACACACTTACTGTCTCAAACGCAAG TATTTACTCAATTCAGATGTATCACCAATGTTAAAGCAACGCCAATCACACCAGTTTTCTCACCG TGACTTGACTGCCATCGTCTTGTGGTTGCATGGTTGCAATAAGGAAGATGTGGCGATCCATACCGAAAACGTCTTCCACCTGCAAAAGACTCAAGATTTGCTCAGACTTG GGCAACAAAGGAGACATTTGCTTACTTGTAGGAGTCACTTTGCGACTTTGACTCCAAAGAGATACTTTGTGGTTTCAAAGAGATTAATGACGGGTGATATAAGCATTGTGTTATTACTTTGTTGCTAG
- the LOC141591667 gene encoding hyoscyamine 6-dioxygenase-like, whose product MNQIIEKHVSTWADGKTFPASYVVPSGKRPGDNVVPTVPNIPVIDLSKSQSSHRKEIVQQIIEAAQHFGFFQVINHGVPWRLMDDAIGVFKEFFELPSEEKSRICLEEQSRKFSLFTSSSDYDKETHHFWRDATTHSCTPLEECIQYWPSKPLRYREVVGNYVVNVRELGSRLLELISEGLGLEHGYFAKELSQEPVLVANHYPPCPDPSLTLGAGKHCDPNLITILLQEDVPGLQFVNNGEWISVEPIPYAFVVNIGLQLQIISNGKLRSMEHRVVTNAVKSRTTSAYFIEPRKECFIEPAKAVLSAENPSNYKGVLYKELVKITRAAFIE is encoded by the exons ATGAATCAAATAATCGAGAAGCATGTATCTACCTGGGCAGACGGCAAGACATTTCCTGCAAGTTATGTCGTTCCATCAGGTAAAAGACCAGGAGACAATGTCGTTCCGACAGTCCCAAATATTCCTGTAATTGATCTCTCCAAGTCACAGAGTAGTCATCGCAAAGAAATAGTTCAACAGATCATTGAGGCTGCTCAACACTTTGGATTCTTCCAG GTGATTAATCATGGAGTGCCTTGGAGATTAATGGATGATGCAATAGGTGTCTTCAAAGAATTTTTCGAGCTTCCTTCAGAAGAGAAATCAAGAATTTGTTTAGAAGAGCAAAGCCGGAAATTCAGCCTGTTCACAAGTAGCAGTGACTATGATAAAGAAACGCACCATTTTTGGAGGGATGCTACAACACACTCATGCACTCCTCTTGAAGAATGCATCCAGTATTGGCCCTCAAAACCTCTTAGATACAG GGAAGTTGTTGGGAATTATGTTGTCAATGTAAGGGAGCTGGGATCAAGACTTCTAGAGTTGATTAGTGAAGGACTAGGACTTGAACATGGATATTTCGCGAAAGAACTGAGCCAAGAACCAGTTTTGGTTGCGAACCATTACCCTCCATGTCCCGATCCTAGTCTAACTTTAGGTGCCGGAAAGCATTGTGATCCTAACCTCATAACTATACTCCTTCAAGAAGATGTTCCTGGACTTCAGTTTGTCAACAATGGTGAATGGATAAGTGTAGAGCCTATTCCATATGCATTTGTTGTTAACATTGGACTCCAATTGCAG ATTATTAGCAATGGAAAGCTGAGAAGCATGGAGCACCGAGTAGTAACAAATGCAGTAAAATCTCGAACAACTTCAGCCTATTTCATTGAGCCGCGAAAGGAATGCTTCATAGAGCCTGCAAAAGCTGTACTTAGTGCTGAGAATCCTTCTAACTATAAGGGTGTTCTGTATAAAGAACTCGTTAAAATCACCAGAGCAGCCTTCATAGAGTAA